From Tursiops truncatus isolate mTurTru1 chromosome 13, mTurTru1.mat.Y, whole genome shotgun sequence:
TCCACAGCCCTGCCCAACCCAGCCTCCAGGCCCTCCACGCCCACCAAGTACTGGCCGCTTTCGTTTTGTTCCCTTTCACCCCCGCCCCATGGTTTAACCCCAGAGCTCATGTCCTGCGCAGTAGCCAGGGTCTGGCTGGGGGCCGGCTGGGGTGACCAGAGACCAGTTCCAAGCACAGCCAGGCCCTTCGGCCTGGACCTGGGTTCAGGGTGTGCGGCCACATGGCTGGGAGTGATGCACAAGATCCCACTGGCTGTGGGGGAGGTCACCGAACCCACCTGGCCAAGCCCCAGGCCAACCAAGGTGTCGAGTCCTCGGGTGTCTTAGGGCTCCGTGCTTAGCCCCGGTTCGTGGGGGCAAAGTAGTGTGGCCTTTGCAGTACAGGCCTGGTGCTGGGGACTGACCAAGGATGTGGAGGCCCTGGGGCTCATGGGCAGTGACCTTGTGGGGACTGCCGTCTGCTTAGGCAGGAGTGACCAGGGATGGACTGTGGTCAGTGAGCTGGGTGTTTGGGGCCAATGGCATTGTGAAGTTTGCTGCTCCATGACACGACCGCTGGGAAGTCTGGGCAGAGACGTGTGTCTGGAGCTGTGCTCACGGCCAGGGATCTGTCCCCCTCGCCCTAGGTGGGGCCACACACCACTGAACTTGAATTTGAGCAGATGCAGCAGCTGCACTGAGGAGGGAGAGAATGTTCCAGAAGGGGTGCTGAGGGCGGGCCACATGCAGAAGTGGGTGCCActcaggcctgggctggggagggcctCACCTGGCAAAGAGCAGGGCCCCTGCCTTCACCTCCACAGCGGGAGGCCTGGCCCCGTAAGTGTCCACATGCAGCTGTGACCAGGGGCTCCTGTGGGCATTTGGCTCAGGGAAGGGGGAGGCACTGGAAGAAAGCACTTTGACTGACAAATGTAGAGAGAAAGTAGCCCAGTGGTGTCCAGTGTGGTTGCTGGGCATGGGGCAGGGAGTTGCCCCTGCAAACGTGGAGGGCGGGGGTGAGATGCGGTGGGGGTTTCAGTTCCTGGGAACGATAAAGGGGATAGCTCCCTAGGCAGAGTCACGGCCTGGCACAGAGGATGCTCTGTGGTTTTTTATTACTGTTAAagtatcccttttttttttttttcaaaacgcTGCAAATCTACCATATAATGATCTAAAGATAGACACATGCAGAAGGACATTACCCCCGCCTCCCACCCCAGGCATAGCGGCCTTAGGGTGTGTTGCATGGGCCTGTGGAGGCATTTCCGTGCCAGGGAGGCCTGTGCAGACCGTGCCCTGGgcagcggggggtggggagggctgccGGTCAGTGCCCGGCTTCCTGCACGTAAGGCCGGGAGCCGCCTTCACCCCACTTGGCGTTGCTCACCTTGGGGTGAAGCTGCTAAGAGCACTTCCAACAAGTCTGTCAAGGCCCGAGGGGTGGGCGTGGGGAGCAGGCGGCCGGCCCCCAGTCTTCCCCCGTGTGTGGGGTGGTCTCAGAGACCCTCCTGGCCTTTGTGAACCAAAAGCTGAGCTCGCAGGACTGAGGGCGTTTGTCTCAGAGGCTCCATGAAGGGGGTTGAAGTGCAGGGAAGCACATGGCAGAGCTTCTGCCCCAGTGGCTGTCCCAGGGTGCCATGTGCGGTGCATCCATGGGGGGAGAGGCACAGCCCAGCACGAGGTACTGACGAGGGCCCTCCCCCCAGGAGTCCTTCATGCCCACCGAGGAGCATGTGCTGGTGGTGCGGCTGCTGCTGAAGCACCTGCACGCCTTCGCCAACAGCCTGCGGCCCGAGCAGGCCTCGCCCTCTGCGCACTCCCACGCCGCCAGCCCCCTGGAGGAGTTCAAACGGTGGGTATGGGCTGTGGGCAGGGGGGCAGTCACCTCAAGCCCTCCTGGGACTGTCTCCTCACTGCCACCCTGGCCCAGAGGTGGGTGGGGGCCGCCTGGCTGCTTCTCAGGCTGGCCTAGGAGAGGCCCCATCTTGctgccccctcttcccccttcttcCCCTGTGGCAGGAGAGCAGCAGGCTGCTCGGTGCTGAACCTCACCCCCACGCCACCCCACCCCGGCAGGGCAAGGGCCGTGGCCTGACTCCCAGGCCAACAGGGCCAGCAGAGCTGGCGATGCGTGGGCCGTGCTGAGCTGAGGTGCACACAGGAGCCACACTGGATCGGCCACGTGTGTTGTGTGTCCCTGGAATGTTCtctaacttctctgaactttcGAATTTCCTCTGAGGAATGGGGCTAAAAATAGGAGGCCTTGCCCCCAGGGGGTGCCAGGCTCCCCTGTGAGGTGATGCCCCCTCCCCCACAGGGCCGCCGTCCCGAGGTTTGTCCAGCAGAAGCTCTACCTCTTTCTGCAGCACTGCTTTGGCCACTGGCCCCTGGACGCGTCGTTCAGAGCTGTGAGTGTTGTCCTACGGCCTTTGCCCTGCGTGTGCGCATGAGGGAAGGGAGGCCTTGGGGGCCTCCTGTGCTGTTCCGCCAGCCGCGACCTTGAACCCAGCTGTCCACGCAGGGTGGGTTCCCAGCTTCACGCAGCTGCCCTCCGCTGCACTCGGGGGAAAGCCTGCTGGGTGACCTGTTCTGAGGGGCCAGGCATCTTGAGGGGGCACGGGCTCCCCCTGCGCCCCTGCTCACCTGAGTGCCAGCCACCTGCCCCAGCTGCACGTGTTTCCCCAGGTCCTGGAGATGTGGCTGAGCTACCTGCAGCCCTGGAGGTACGCGCCTGAGAAGCAGGCCCCAAGCAGCGACTGCCAGGCCCGGAGTGTGTCAGAGAGATGGTGAGCCCAGACCCGAGGTCCTGCAGGCAGGGGGCCCGGGCCACCCCCTTGTCCCCTGCTGGGACTTGTCCAGGTTCCAGGATTGCTCTCTTGGGGACAACGGGCGGCCTCTGTCCTTCTGTCCCTTTCCCACATCGACTCACATAAACCTCCCCATAGCCCTTCCTAGCCAGCCCTGCAGTGTGGCTGCCCCGCCCCCAGTGGCCTTGTTCCTGGGAATGGGCCTCGTCCGTGGAGGATTCTGTCCTTGGGGCCTCACCTTTGCCCACTTGTCCTGCCCCCTCGTGTCACCGCCGGCCCCTCTGCCACCATTCGTGATACCTGGGGGAGACCGGAAGCTGAAGAGAAGCCCTGACGTGCGTCTGCCCGCAGGGCGCCCTTTGTGCAAGAGAACCTGCTTGTGTACACCAAGCTCTTCCTCGGCTTCCTGAGCCGCGCACTGCGCACGGACCTTGTCAGCCCCAAGAACGCACTCATGGTGTTCCGCGTGGCCAAGGTCTTCGCGCAGCCAAACCTGGCTGAGATGATCCAGCGGGGTGAGGCCCCTGCCAGCCCTGTCACCCGTGCGCTCGCAGGGGTTGCGTGTGTGCCCCACAGGAGGGGAACGGAGCTCTGAGCCGCATCCCCTGGTGGCTCGTAGTGGCTTTGGGAGGCTGTGGGCTACTGTTGGGCTCTCCTCATAGCTACTCCCTTGTGGAgatgggtgggggtggagggactTCCGGGAGCTGGGCCTGCGCTGTGCGGTCACTGCCCTCGGGGACCTATGGTGGGACCCGATGTCCGTGCTCTTGGAGCCGCAGCCAGGCTCACATCCTGCCTTCCAGGCGAGCAGCTGTTTCTGGAGCCCGAGCTGGTCATCCCCCACCGCCAGCACAGGCTCTTCACGGTGCCCACGTTCACTGGCAGCTTCCTGTCGTCATGGCCACCAGCCATCACCGACGCCTCCTTCAAGGTGAAGAGCCACGTGTACAGCCTGGAGGGCCAGGACTGCAAGTACACCCCAATGTTCGGGCCTGAGATCCGGGCACTGGTGAGTAGTCGGGGCCCTCTGGGCTCTGGCATTTCACACCCCTTCCCTGTCTTGTTCAGTGGAGTCTAGTTTCTTTCTGATGATAGATGTACCCTCTTGGAAAGTGCACCTTAGTCCTTAAAACTCATTTTAAGTTTTCCATCGTGTGGAAGCCACCCCTGGGCTGTCGGTGCCATGAGGCGGCCCCGAGCCAGCtaaccacccacccacccacccacaggtCTTGCGTCTGGCTCAGCTTATCACACAGGCCAAGCAGACGGCCAAGTCCCTCTCTGACCAGTATGGGGAGAGCACGGCCGCCCGTCCCTTCCTGTCGTGGCTGGGCTTCTACCCCGCGGACACCAATGGCTCCTACCCGGGCAATGACCTGGATGAGATGGGGCAGGACAGCGTCCGCAAGACGGACGAGTACCTGGAGAAGGCCCTGGAGTACCTGTGCCAAGTGTTCCGGGTACGCCCTTGGCCCTGCTCACCTCCCCCAGGTGTCACGTGCCTGGGCCCCTCGTTGCCGTTTGAGGCCCAGCGGGGGGgaaggcctccctccacctggaagtGACGGCAGGCATCTCCCCGACAGCTCAGCGAGGCCCAGCTCGCCCAGCTCACACTCGCCCTGGGGACCACGCAGGATGAGAACGGGAAGAAGCAGCTCCCAGACTGCATCGTGGGGGAGGACGGACTCATCCTCACACCCCTGGGCCGGTATCAGGTGAGGCCCACATCCCGAGGGGTCGGGCTCTCCAGGGCCCTCTGGGCAGtgtggccatggctcccggggGCTCACCTCCTGCTGCTTCCAGATCATCAACGGGCTTCGGCGCTTTGACATCGAGTACCAAGGAGACTCGGAGCTGCAGCCCATCCGGAGCTACGAGATTGCCAGCCTGGTCCGAGTGCTCTTCCGACTGTCCTCCGCCATCAACCGCAGggtgagtgtgggagggagggccacccccccgccccgccagccCGCGAGCGGCAGGTGAGAGTGGGGCCTGTCTGTGCTCTAGTTCGCAGGTCAGATGGCGGCCCTGTGTTCACGGGCCGACTTCCTCGGCAGCTTCTGTCGCTACCACCTCCTGGAGCCTGGGCTGTCGGACAGGCGCCTGCTGAGCCCCGTGGGGCGGGGGCATGCGGCCAGCCTTGCCCGGGGCCCCCGGCTCAGCCTGCGCTTCCTGGGCAGCTACCGGACGCTGCTGGCCCTGCTGCTGGCCTTCTTTGTGGCCTCTCTGTTCTGCATCGGgcctctgctctgtgccctgctCCTCGTGCTGGGCTATGTCCTCTACGCCGTGGCCATGACACTGCTAACCGAGCAGGGCAAGCTGCACCAGCTCTGACTGCAGGCCGGCCACCACCCCCAGGCACCAGGGAGGCCACTCTGCACCCAACACCTGTCACCTTCGTGCTTCCAGGGGGCGTTTTCTTGCAGCCCTGGAACCATCTGAAGAGAACCTGAAAAGCGAGGGCAGGGCCCGGCAGAGAGGTAGCCACAAGGGGAGGGCAGCCTGCTGGCCCTGGGCCTCCCCGTTTCCTCAGCCAGAGGGCCTGCAGGGCGATGCCTTTCTCTTCCTCAGCGTGTGAAGCTCAGGAGTTGGGCCTCCCCGGATGGCCTGCGGCCTCTGCCTTTGCCGCCCTGGAGGTGGGCAGTGAGACCCCAACATGGGAACCCAGCCTCTGGCTCCAGAGAAGAATCAGGCCCTAAAAGAGAGCCCTAAGAAAATTAGACAATGGTTCTCTGTTTCATGATTTTAAACCTGATTTTGCTGCCGTGTTTGGCAAAGTTAGGGCCACTGTATTTTCCCAGTAGTTCCAAGTCTGGGCCATATGCCTGCTTTTGAGGAGAGACCCTCCGAGAACACAGATGCCCCCAGGCCACAGAGCAGGTCATCAGGGCTGTCACCACCTTGTTCCCTGTGGGTGGTCTACAACCAAAGATGGTCAAAAGCATCATTTGTATCTTCAGTCAAATCAAGCGCTCAAAGACACTGATTTTTTGGTAAGATTTAAATATCCAAAGTATATGACAAATGTGAGTTCACTGTCAGAAATCCTCACAGCATCTCACACGCATTTCATTCTACAGATGACGCACCAGGGAGAACTTTTCagctgagatttttaaaagccttagtctttggtgtatttttttaagttttcaaactGTAAGTATTGGGCTTTGTAGTTTGATGTAAACTCGGAGTAGTGGCATTTGGGGCCTGTGACCAGTAACCAAACCAAACTTGTAGCCGACCATGGATCTGAATAAACCTGTTCTTGGTCCTGAGTCTTGTGgtgcctggccccgcccccagggtGGCCTCCTACATGGGGTCCTCTGCACATTCAGGGGCTGCGGAGATGCCACTGGGCACCCAGCGTCCCTCACCATGGGATTCCCTTGGGCAGATGCAAACACGGACGTGGCTGTGATGGGACAGGGCAGCCACTGGCAGGTCTGAGATGCGAGAACACTGCCTACAACTCAGTGGGGCAGACACGGTCTTCATACTAAGAGCTAGGATCCTGGGACCTGTGTTGCAATTTCTGTGGCTTCTGCAGGGGTGCGTGTGACCGGGGAACCGAAATGCACTCACCAACCCACATGGCCTAGCCCGAGTGTTAAATGTCCCCCTTTCCCTGGGCCAGGCAACTGCTTTGGTCAAATTCTATGGAAATAGGAAGTAAGACAGTTTCTACAAGTTCACATTGATAGATTACGGGCTTTTGTTAACAAACTTTGTGAGATGATGGTCTGGGGTCTGCCATCCGTGGCACCGGTCCCTGATGACGCCTCTTCTTGGCCTCCCCTGATGGACATCCGCCTGCCTGTGAGGGTAGGACCTGCCCCCCCACAATCTCTCCAGGGTTCTGCTCGCCCCCAAGCCTCACTTCACCTACACACCCATTAACCATAGAACAGCCACCTACTGCGTGCCACCCTCAACTGTGCTGGGACACGTGGGGGACCTCATGGTGCAAAGTCCAGAAGTCAAAGATCGAAGCAAACACTAAGGTCAAGGAGGGGCCAGcagacttacctggtggcgcactggttaagaatccgcctgccaatgcaggggacacaggttcgagccctggtccgggaagatcccatttgccgtggagcaactaagcccatgtgccccaactactgagcctatgctctagagctcgcaagccacagctactgaaaccagtgcgcctagaacccgtactttgcaacaagagaagccaccgcaatgagaagcccgcacactgcgatgaagagtagcccccactcgctgcaactacagaaagcccgcacgcagcaacgaagacccaaagcagccaaaaaaaaaaaaaaaaaaggggggccaGGGTGCCAGTGGTTGGGCCTGGGGCCTGGTTTTGGGGAGGGTGGTTTGGGGCCCATGGTGCTCAGTGGCTTGCGCCCAGGGAGCTGAGCGGATGAGGGCGATGGGGACCCTACCTTCACGATGACCCCGAGTTAGTTTGCGGGGCTCTAGCTGCAGAGTAGAGAAAGGCATGGATGGAGCAGAGGCAGAAGTGTCACTGAGCCAGATGCTGAGACGCCGAGGTTCACAGCAGAGAAAAGAGGCTGCCTATCCAAGGGCCGAGGACGGGTATTTACAGGATGAGGCTGAGGCACAGGAGGTGGGGAAAGGTGactggaaataagaaaatggtgAGGCAGCCGTTCTGTGAGGGACACAGGTTCTGAGGGGCAGTGCCTGGCCTGACGGCATAGGTGGAAACTAAGTCCCGTGACTAGTTTACAATTAAATTCTGGTTCCCTTCCTTCCCGGCTGCACCTACGTGGTCACGTTTGCCTCATCATTAAAGAGCAATGCAGGTCAGGTGCCTGGAGCCTCAGCTTCCCAATAAGCATCACATTCACGTGCCACTCTGAGTCATCTTCCGGGGCAAGATGGCCTGTACAGGTTACAGAGACAGAGACTCCCAGGTCACAGACGATTAAGGTGATGAACCCCAGCCCCTCTATACTTCCCCTTTAAAAACCACTAACTCAGAGGCCACGTTGCAGCGGGTCTGAGgcctgccccccactcccttGCTCGGCACCCTGCAAACAACATTCTTAGTTTGCTGCAAAGCCCGCCGTCAGAGGTTGACTTGCTGCCCGCAGGCACATGAGCCCAGTGCTCGGTTTCAGTTGGAGGGTTGGTGGTCCTAACCACTCACCAGCTCAGCTCGAACTGGACACAGCTGATACCAAGTTCCTGAAGCAACAACTCAGGCAAAAGTCTTACCATTTAGGCTCCGTGCCACTCAGAGGATACGCaaattttcataaaaacaattcaagcgatgctgcaactagagaaagcccgcacacagcaacgaagacccaacgcagccaaaaaaataaattaattaaataaaattttaaaaaagcagctgTTGTTAAAAAATTGAAGTGAACTTGGTCGGGGAAGGCAGATCATAGGTGGATTGGATCTAGCTGATGCCAATCCTCAGGGCCCTTGGTTTCAGAGCTGCAGCAGTGGAaaggcggcgggggcgggggggggtgctCTCAGCTGCAGGGATGGTACTGGGGGATGGGGCACATCTGGGGGGACACACCCGAGGAGAGGCTGCTGGCCCCGCTCCCGGAGGTCAGGCTGAAGATGGGGGTTCTCTCCGTGTTTCCCCTCACCTCACCGAAGCCTCTGGTGGTTTATGCCAACTGCCCAACCCCTCAACTCCCCCAACACCCCGACTTTCACCCTCTGGCCACCACCCCAACCGCTGCCAAAGGATCAAACCTGGTTGCCTCTCAGAGCCCCCGGCTCTGGCCTCCTGGCGGCATctcccagccctgcagcccaCGCTGGACTCACTGTCCTTCATGACCTGTTTCCCATGAGGCATCCAGTAACATCCAAGCGTCTGTGTCCTACAGAACGTCCTCCGGAAAGCTTGGGGTTTGTGTATCTGAAATCTCCAACAAGACCCGAGCTTGGGGCAGCCAGTCAAGAGGGGAGGGAGCTGCTGACTCAGCTGGCCCCACCACCCGGAAGTGGCCTCTGACCTCCCCTTCCAGGAGGCCAGGGGTTTCTGCTGGGCTCTCAGGTGGTCTCTGAGGGTctgcaccccctccctccccaccaggggacccccgcccccccaagcctccccttctctccacctcccaggCTGGACTAAGAGCCCCCTCTGTACTCACCCGCCCTGGTccacaaataaaagcaaagagatACTTCTTGTCACTTGTGTGATGCTGGGCACTTCAAGATGCTGAATAAATACTTGTGACTGATTCTCCGATGTGTATGTTTGCTCCTTGTGGACAATTATTGTACTTTTTCTCTCCAGCACTGAGCAagcacatagtagctgctcaataaataacttattttacCTATTATATACACATCCAGCTCCTCACATCTCAGGAATCAAAATATGAACTATTGGATAAATTAATTTGTACATGAGCAGAAAAGGATTAGGATAGGAAAAGGGGCTCTTCAGTCTAACGTTGAACAAAAACCAACGAGGAAACGTGTGGTCACTGTGTTGAAGGGACCTGTCCAACATTCAGATCATAGACGGATGTAAAAGAAAGGGCTAAAACTAGAACTGTCAagagaaaacacaggagtaaataTTCATAACTGTGAAGTA
This genomic window contains:
- the SMPD4 gene encoding sphingomyelin phosphodiesterase 4 isoform X3, encoding MYGEPSEPGLACGKCHTSLTKCSQGLPATDLAPGLDTVDSRHWSSKTARLDPAQEAAMAFPHLQQPSFLLASLKADSISKPFAQRCQDLVKVIEDFPAKELHAIFPWLVESIFGSLDGVLAGWNLRCLQGRVSPVEYSIAMEFLDPGGPMMKLVYKLQAEDYKFDFPVSYLPDPVKASIQERVLPDSPLYHNKVQLPAAGGLGLHLALNPFEYYMFFFALSLITQKPPPGALHIRTSDCAYFILVDRYLAWFLPTEGSVLPPLSSSPGGPSPSPAPRTPAVPFASYGLHHTSLLKRHISHQTSVNADPTSHEIWRSETLLQVFVEMWLHHYSLEMYQKMQSPHAKESFMPTEEHVLVVRLLLKHLHAFANSLRPEQASPSAHSHAASPLEEFKRAAVPRFVQQKLYLFLQHCFGHWPLDASFRAVLEMWLSYLQPWRYAPEKQAPSSDCQARSVSERWAPFVQENLLVYTKLFLGFLSRALRTDLVSPKNALMVFRVAKVFAQPNLAEMIQRGEQLFLEPELVIPHRQHRLFTVPTFTGSFLSSWPPAITDASFKVKSHVYSLEGQDCKYTPMFGPEIRALVLRLAQLITQAKQTAKSLSDQYGESTAARPFLSWLGFYPADTNGSYPGNDLDEMGQDSVRKTDEYLEKALEYLCQVFRLSEAQLAQLTLALGTTQDENGKKQLPDCIVGEDGLILTPLGRYQIINGLRRFDIEYQGDSELQPIRSYEIASLVRVLFRLSSAINRRFAGQMAALCSRADFLGSFCRYHLLEPGLSDRRLLSPVGRGHAASLARGPRLSLRFLGSYRTLLALLLAFFVASLFCIGPLLCALLLVLGYVLYAVAMTLLTEQGKLHQL
- the SMPD4 gene encoding sphingomyelin phosphodiesterase 4 isoform X2, giving the protein MTTFRRRVAEWRPRSLKPEALWFLQWSSKTARLDPAQEAAMAFPHLQQPSFLLASLKADSISKPFAQRCQDLVKVIEDFPAKELHAIFPWLVESIFGSLDGVLAGWNLRCLQGRVSPVEYSIAMEFLDPGGPMMKLVYKLQAEDYKFDFPVSYLPDPVKASIQERVLPDSPLYHNKVQLPAAGGLGLHLALNPFEYYMFFFALSLITQKPPPGALHIRTSDCAYFILVDRYLAWFLPTEGSVLPPLSSSPGGPSPSPAPRTPAVPFASYGLHHTSLLKRHISHQTSVNADPTSHEIWRSETLLQVFVEMWLHHYSLEMYQKMQSPHAKLEVLHYRLSVCSALHSPAQPSLQALHAHQESFMPTEEHVLVVRLLLKHLHAFANSLRPEQASPSAHSHAASPLEEFKRAAVPRFVQQKLYLFLQHCFGHWPLDASFRAVLEMWLSYLQPWRYAPEKQAPSSDCQARSVSERWAPFVQENLLVYTKLFLGFLSRALRTDLVSPKNALMVFRVAKVFAQPNLAEMIQRGEQLFLEPELVIPHRQHRLFTVPTFTGSFLSSWPPAITDASFKVKSHVYSLEGQDCKYTPMFGPEIRALVLRLAQLITQAKQTAKSLSDQYGESTAARPFLSWLGFYPADTNGSYPGNDLDEMGQDSVRKTDEYLEKALEYLCQVFRLSEAQLAQLTLALGTTQDENGKKQLPDCIVGEDGLILTPLGRYQIINGLRRFDIEYQGDSELQPIRSYEIASLVRVLFRLSSAINRRFAGQMAALCSRADFLGSFCRYHLLEPGLSDRRLLSPVGRGHAASLARGPRLSLRFLGSYRTLLALLLAFFVASLFCIGPLLCALLLVLGYVLYAVAMTLLTEQGKLHQL
- the SMPD4 gene encoding sphingomyelin phosphodiesterase 4 isoform X1, which codes for MYGEPSEPGLACGKCHTSLTKCSQGLPATDLAPGLDTVDSRHWSSKTARLDPAQEAAMAFPHLQQPSFLLASLKADSISKPFAQRCQDLVKVIEDFPAKELHAIFPWLVESIFGSLDGVLAGWNLRCLQGRVSPVEYSIAMEFLDPGGPMMKLVYKLQAEDYKFDFPVSYLPDPVKASIQERVLPDSPLYHNKVQLPAAGGLGLHLALNPFEYYMFFFALSLITQKPPPGALHIRTSDCAYFILVDRYLAWFLPTEGSVLPPLSSSPGGPSPSPAPRTPAVPFASYGLHHTSLLKRHISHQTSVNADPTSHEIWRSETLLQVFVEMWLHHYSLEMYQKMQSPHAKLEVLHYRLSVCSALHSPAQPSLQALHAHQESFMPTEEHVLVVRLLLKHLHAFANSLRPEQASPSAHSHAASPLEEFKRAAVPRFVQQKLYLFLQHCFGHWPLDASFRAVLEMWLSYLQPWRYAPEKQAPSSDCQARSVSERWAPFVQENLLVYTKLFLGFLSRALRTDLVSPKNALMVFRVAKVFAQPNLAEMIQRGEQLFLEPELVIPHRQHRLFTVPTFTGSFLSSWPPAITDASFKVKSHVYSLEGQDCKYTPMFGPEIRALVLRLAQLITQAKQTAKSLSDQYGESTAARPFLSWLGFYPADTNGSYPGNDLDEMGQDSVRKTDEYLEKALEYLCQVFRLSEAQLAQLTLALGTTQDENGKKQLPDCIVGEDGLILTPLGRYQIINGLRRFDIEYQGDSELQPIRSYEIASLVRVLFRLSSAINRRFAGQMAALCSRADFLGSFCRYHLLEPGLSDRRLLSPVGRGHAASLARGPRLSLRFLGSYRTLLALLLAFFVASLFCIGPLLCALLLVLGYVLYAVAMTLLTEQGKLHQL
- the SMPD4 gene encoding sphingomyelin phosphodiesterase 4 isoform X5; protein product: MTTFRRRVAEWRPRSLKPEALWFLQWSSKTARLDPAQEAAMAFPHLQQPSFLLELHAIFPWLVESIFGSLDGVLAGWNLRCLQGRVSPVEYSIAMEFLDPGGPMMKLVYKLQAEDYKFDFPVSYLPDPVKASIQERVLPDSPLYHNKVQLPAAGGLGLHLALNPFEYYMFFFALSLITQKPPPGALHIRTSDCAYFILVDRYLAWFLPTEGSVLPPLSSSPGGPSPSPAPRTPAVPFASYGLHHTSLLKRHISHQTSVNADPTSHEIWRSETLLQVFVEMWLHHYSLEMYQKMQSPHAKLEVLHYRLSVCSALHSPAQPSLQALHAHQESFMPTEEHVLVVRLLLKHLHAFANSLRPEQASPSAHSHAASPLEEFKRAAVPRFVQQKLYLFLQHCFGHWPLDASFRAVLEMWLSYLQPWRYAPEKQAPSSDCQARSVSERWAPFVQENLLVYTKLFLGFLSRALRTDLVSPKNALMVFRVAKVFAQPNLAEMIQRGEQLFLEPELVIPHRQHRLFTVPTFTGSFLSSWPPAITDASFKVKSHVYSLEGQDCKYTPMFGPEIRALVLRLAQLITQAKQTAKSLSDQYGESTAARPFLSWLGFYPADTNGSYPGNDLDEMGQDSVRKTDEYLEKALEYLCQVFRLSEAQLAQLTLALGTTQDENGKKQLPDCIVGEDGLILTPLGRYQIINGLRRFDIEYQGDSELQPIRSYEIASLVRVLFRLSSAINRRFAGQMAALCSRADFLGSFCRYHLLEPGLSDRRLLSPVGRGHAASLARGPRLSLRFLGSYRTLLALLLAFFVASLFCIGPLLCALLLVLGYVLYAVAMTLLTEQGKLHQL
- the SMPD4 gene encoding sphingomyelin phosphodiesterase 4 isoform X4, coding for MYGEPSEPGLACGKCHTSLTKCSQGLPATDLAPGLDTVDSRHWSSKTARLDPAQEAAMAFPHLQQPSFLLELHAIFPWLVESIFGSLDGVLAGWNLRCLQGRVSPVEYSIAMEFLDPGGPMMKLVYKLQAEDYKFDFPVSYLPDPVKASIQERVLPDSPLYHNKVQLPAAGGLGLHLALNPFEYYMFFFALSLITQKPPPGALHIRTSDCAYFILVDRYLAWFLPTEGSVLPPLSSSPGGPSPSPAPRTPAVPFASYGLHHTSLLKRHISHQTSVNADPTSHEIWRSETLLQVFVEMWLHHYSLEMYQKMQSPHAKLEVLHYRLSVCSALHSPAQPSLQALHAHQESFMPTEEHVLVVRLLLKHLHAFANSLRPEQASPSAHSHAASPLEEFKRAAVPRFVQQKLYLFLQHCFGHWPLDASFRAVLEMWLSYLQPWRYAPEKQAPSSDCQARSVSERWAPFVQENLLVYTKLFLGFLSRALRTDLVSPKNALMVFRVAKVFAQPNLAEMIQRGEQLFLEPELVIPHRQHRLFTVPTFTGSFLSSWPPAITDASFKVKSHVYSLEGQDCKYTPMFGPEIRALVLRLAQLITQAKQTAKSLSDQYGESTAARPFLSWLGFYPADTNGSYPGNDLDEMGQDSVRKTDEYLEKALEYLCQVFRLSEAQLAQLTLALGTTQDENGKKQLPDCIVGEDGLILTPLGRYQIINGLRRFDIEYQGDSELQPIRSYEIASLVRVLFRLSSAINRRFAGQMAALCSRADFLGSFCRYHLLEPGLSDRRLLSPVGRGHAASLARGPRLSLRFLGSYRTLLALLLAFFVASLFCIGPLLCALLLVLGYVLYAVAMTLLTEQGKLHQL
- the SMPD4 gene encoding sphingomyelin phosphodiesterase 4 isoform X6 yields the protein MAFPHLQQPSFLLASLKADSISKPFAQRCQDLVKVIEDFPAKELHAIFPWLVESIFGSLDGVLAGWNLRCLQGRVSPVEYSIAMEFLDPGGPMMKLVYKLQAEDYKFDFPVSYLPDPVKASIQERVLPDSPLYHNKVQLPAAGGLGLHLALNPFEYYMFFFALSLITQKPPPGALHIRTSDCAYFILVDRYLAWFLPTEGSVLPPLSSSPGGPSPSPAPRTPAVPFASYGLHHTSLLKRHISHQTSVNADPTSHEIWRSETLLQVFVEMWLHHYSLEMYQKMQSPHAKLEVLHYRLSVCSALHSPAQPSLQALHAHQESFMPTEEHVLVVRLLLKHLHAFANSLRPEQASPSAHSHAASPLEEFKRAAVPRFVQQKLYLFLQHCFGHWPLDASFRAVLEMWLSYLQPWRYAPEKQAPSSDCQARSVSERWAPFVQENLLVYTKLFLGFLSRALRTDLVSPKNALMVFRVAKVFAQPNLAEMIQRGEQLFLEPELVIPHRQHRLFTVPTFTGSFLSSWPPAITDASFKVKSHVYSLEGQDCKYTPMFGPEIRALVLRLAQLITQAKQTAKSLSDQYGESTAARPFLSWLGFYPADTNGSYPGNDLDEMGQDSVRKTDEYLEKALEYLCQVFRLSEAQLAQLTLALGTTQDENGKKQLPDCIVGEDGLILTPLGRYQIINGLRRFDIEYQGDSELQPIRSYEIASLVRVLFRLSSAINRRFAGQMAALCSRADFLGSFCRYHLLEPGLSDRRLLSPVGRGHAASLARGPRLSLRFLGSYRTLLALLLAFFVASLFCIGPLLCALLLVLGYVLYAVAMTLLTEQGKLHQL